The Haloarcula laminariae genomic sequence AACGGCATGTCTTTTTCAGCGATAATGTCGACGCCACCATCGTTCGACCCCGATGTAACCGTCGTGTCCCATCCTTGCTTCTCCCACAGCTCAGCAATAAATGACTCAAATGCATACTCATCGATATCCTGCAAATGGCTGAGAAGCTCCGCATCGGTCACATCCATACTATGCAGTAGTAGCGATTGGTCTGCGAGCGTAAAACAACTACTGCTCATACTGCCGGCTGGAAATACGCTAAAGTATTTCCTACCCTTACCTACTATCCTGTTTTGAACCTGTATCGTAGTTTGGTCTATGTTCCGGTGAGGCAATCGACTCGACTACCGAGTAGTGAAGATGCGCGACCGGACGTCCTTGTTGTATACAGTACTGTTGGCTAACAGGTAGCTATCACGGGGATAGTCATTTTTATCCTCAATGCATACGGCCCTGATATGTCGGAACTGGACAACGAAGAGTTCAAAGAATTTCTTTATAATCTTACTCCAGAAGAATTTGAGAATTTTGTTGCGCAGGTTTGGTCTGAGCGGGGGTGGACTGCGAATGTTACGCAAATGTCTGGCGATAGTGGGATTGATATTGTCGCTACAAAAGAATCCCCGTTTCAACAGAAACAGCTTATTCAAGCAAAACGATATGGTCCTGATACTGCCGTAAGTAGTCCCGATATTCAACAGTACGCGAGTCTGCGCCAACAGGAGAATAACGTTGACTCAGTTGTTGTCGTGACAAGTAGTAGGTTCTCCAAGCAAGCAGTACAACTTGCAGAGAAACTAAATGTAAAATTGGTTAGTGGCGAGGAACTGTATGAGTTATTTAAAACTGATGAGTTCTTTCACATCTTGAGTGATTACTCTCAGGACACTCACCACGGGGAGACGAAGGATATGCAGACGTCTGATGCACAGGCAGCGAATGGCCAGGGAGAGGAAGTGGGTTCTACGGTTTCCAGACAACCGTTTGGATCTTCTATAACGGTGAAATGGAAGGCTGAAACGGGAGAAGGGTTTGCCAAAATGGTCTACCAGGATGATTCAATCTATCTCGGGGGTAGTGACAATCATTTGTTTGCTATAGAATGTGGTGCAGGAGTGACGCAGTGGAGTGTTGAGTTGCCACATTCGATTCAGTGTATAGCAACAAGCGGAGAAGATGTGTATGTTGGCTGTAAAGATTATCAGGTTTATTCGGTAGATAGAGCCACTGGCGAGGGTAATTGGTCGTTTCGCAGTGATGGATATCTCAGCGCGATAGATGTAGCAAACGGCATTGTTTGCTGTAGGGCTGAGACACACGACTATTCAGAATTGTATGCGATAGATGCGGAGACCGGTGAAAAGCTATGGAGTTTTGAGGATGGTGCAGGGACTCACTTTGGTCACATCACTATCGACGGAGGGTCTGTCTATTATTCGTCGCTGCATACATTATTTTCAATAGATCTGAGTTCAGGTGAGGTGCAGTGGGAATTTGGACCCAAAGACCGTTCTACGAAACCAGCAGTGCACGGCGACTCTATCTACGTTTGTAGTGATGCAAACAATCAGCTCTATGCAATCGATGCGGACAGTGGAGCTGAACAATGGTCATATGACGCACCGGGAGAGATTCATTCCTCACCAAGAGTACTAGATGGAACCGTCTATATTGGAAGCGGTGAATCTCGTTTGTACGCGGTTGATTCAAATAATGGGAGCGAGCGGTGGTCTTTCTCAGCCAAGGGTCCAGTAACACTACCACCAGTGGTAACAGGCACGACTCTCAACTGCGCGTCAGCTTTGGGATATATTTACGCTGTCAATCCGAATGAGGGAACGCTAATTGAAGAGAATGAATTTGACGGTGATATATATGCGATGACTGCTGACGATACTACGGTATATGTGCTAGGAGAGTCAGGGGATCTGACTGCTCTGGAGTCCCCTGATTAAAACCCGTCTACATTGAGCACGCGGCGAATACACGTGTCGGTGGTTTCAACGGGATAGCAGTACTCCAGAAGTTAGAACGGTGCCTGCCGAGTATCACGGATCTCACCCGGGGGACAGAGGCGTGGGCGACAGACAAGGTTTCGCTGGCAGTTATGCTGCTGGCACACACTGACGGGAAGTTGTCGTACTGTGTCCAAGCGTCGCGCTAACAACCTAGTCGACTACGGGCACCGCAAGTTGACGCGTGGGACGATGCACCTCCTATCGGCTACGAAACGGAGGGCCCGGTGGCGACACGACGGTTTGAGTTGCCTGCGGCCGCGAACTCCACATATGGTACGGTGCAACACGCCACAAAACACCGTTGTTTGACGACACCGGCCGAGTCCGCGAAACGGTGTTCTTTGACGAGCTAAACTGGCAATCACACGTGGAGTGTGGCCAATCACAACTCATCACGTATCGGCAACTCTACGA encodes the following:
- a CDS encoding PQQ-binding-like beta-propeller repeat protein translates to MSELDNEEFKEFLYNLTPEEFENFVAQVWSERGWTANVTQMSGDSGIDIVATKESPFQQKQLIQAKRYGPDTAVSSPDIQQYASLRQQENNVDSVVVVTSSRFSKQAVQLAEKLNVKLVSGEELYELFKTDEFFHILSDYSQDTHHGETKDMQTSDAQAANGQGEEVGSTVSRQPFGSSITVKWKAETGEGFAKMVYQDDSIYLGGSDNHLFAIECGAGVTQWSVELPHSIQCIATSGEDVYVGCKDYQVYSVDRATGEGNWSFRSDGYLSAIDVANGIVCCRAETHDYSELYAIDAETGEKLWSFEDGAGTHFGHITIDGGSVYYSSLHTLFSIDLSSGEVQWEFGPKDRSTKPAVHGDSIYVCSDANNQLYAIDADSGAEQWSYDAPGEIHSSPRVLDGTVYIGSGESRLYAVDSNNGSERWSFSAKGPVTLPPVVTGTTLNCASALGYIYAVNPNEGTLIEENEFDGDIYAMTADDTTVYVLGESGDLTALESPD